AAAAATGACAAGGTCAAAGCCATTGTCGCCTTCGAGCCCGGTAGCAGCTTTGTCTTCCCGGAAAAAGAGCTCCCTGCCCCTATGCCAAGCGCGTTCGACACGCTGAAGGGTGAGCCGGTGCCGATGGAGCAGTTTATGGCTCTGACCAAAATCCCGATTCTTATTATTTACGGCGATAACATACCGGATAAACCTGTCGCCATGCCCGCGCAGGACAGCTGGCGCGTACGCCTTGCAATGGCTCGGGAGTGGCGCGACGTGGTGAACAAGCATGGCGGTGATGTGACGGTGACGCATCTACCTGAAGTGGGAATCAAAGGGAATACCCACTTCCCGTTCTCTGATTTAAATAATGTGCAGATTGCCGATTTGGTGAGTAAATTTCTGAAGGAAAAAAAACTGCAGTAGTGGAATAGACCCATCAGACCAATCTACCGAGTCCTCGTGTCTGAGGACTCGGTAGAGTCATATTAGTTTTTAACCATAGCTATCTTAATGATAAAGCACATGACACATGAGCCAACAAACCTATTCAACAAGCCACATCAGAACTCTAAAAAATTACTACCCCTCAAATCGGGTAATTTCAAAACTATAGCCGTAAAATTTTAGCCAATATATCCTTAAGCTCAGTCTTTGCCTTAGCCACTACAAGATATACTTTTTGGTTTTCAGATAAAGCATTATGTTCATTTATAAGTTGCTTTGTTCTTTCGGTAAAGCCAGAGCTAACAATTAAAATACCACCCTTACCTGATTGATTCACTTTATATATAAATTCACGAGCTGTAGCCAAACCGAGTAGTTTTGAATACCTTTTCACCTCAACAATATAATTCTGTTCTTGAGTTTTAATCTCAAAGTCATAACCATCATCTTTTCCTGCTTCAACTCTTTCTGAAAGCACTCCAAGTTCATTAAGTACTTCACCAACCATACTTTCAAACTCCTTCGAGCCTGGAGTTAAATTTGGATAGACCAAGTTATTAATTACATCACCCGAAGTAATATCAGCCTCAATTTCTTTATCAATTTTTATTTTCCTGAAAATACTATATGTACCTATAGCTGCAATGAGTGCTCCTATAGCGGAAACAAACATTGATACTAGAGAATCTTCATTTATACTTTTCTTCTCAGCAACTTTTGGCTTTGAATATGTGGAGCGAATAGATTTTACTGTATCCATTAGAGACTCCCTTTTCTCTAATGGAATAAATTTGTTTCCCATAAAGCGATCTTGGATTTGTAATAAAAGTTCATCAGCTGAGTATGGGTAAGGAGTTCCTTGCTCTAACTCTTTGGCCTTAATGAATGAATTGATATCATCAATTGTTAGTTTTTTATTATAAAATAATAACTCTTGAACATCATCCACTAAGCTTTCATGCGTGATATTTACCTTTGCTGCAGTTATATCTTTTACATAACCGGGAACATATATAAGCGAAAAATAGAATGTCCCTATCACCCCAATAAAGCTAAATATATTCCAACCATTTTTCATAACCCAGTTAAGTATTGACTTCAATTAACTCTCCTTACTTGAATTGGTGTCATTTCAGGTTTTCCACCAAGGGGTGGTCATGCAATAGTGCAATTCTCTGGATTACATGTTATGTCTTTTTCCTCATTCAAACAACAAGCTACAAATACTTAGCTCTACTTACTAACGCAACATGATGTTGCTGATCATCATTTGAGATCTACTTATAACATCAGCTAAAAGCTTAATAAACTATAGGGCATGCTAACTTTGTTCTAACAACTGTGCATGCTTTTTGGTGGCAAGATAATGACACAATTAATGAGCAAAACTAATAAACCCTAGCTAATTACCCTATCTAATTGAATAAATCAGTTTGCGTTATGCTTTTCCGACACAACAGCTGAAGGATAACGTCATGCAAACTGCAAAACTGAACAACGGTATTGAAATGCCCCTGCTGGGCTTTGGTGTCTTCCAGATGACGGATGCTGCTGAATGCGAAAGAGCCGTTATTGATGCGATCGATACGGGATACCGCCTGATCGATACCGCAGCGTCTTACCAGAATGAAACCCAGGTCGGGAACGCTCTGAAACAGAGCGGTATCGCACGTAACGAACTTTTTGTAACGACCAAACTGTGGCTACAGGATACCAATTACGAAGGCGCTAAAGCCCAGTTCGAACGCTCCTTGAATCGGCTGCAACTTGATTACGTCGACCTGTATCTGATTCACCAGCCTTACGGCGATGTCCATGGAGCCTGGCGTGCCATGGAAGAACTGCTTCAGGCAGGAAAAATTCGCGCCATTGGCGTTAGCAACTTCCATCCAGACCGGCTAGCTGACCTTATCTCCTTCAACAAAGTGGCCCCTGCGGTAAACCAGATTGAAGTAAACCCCTTCAACCAGCAGCTGCATGCCGTTCCATGGAATCAAAGCCATGGCATTCAGCCGGAAGCCTGGGCACCGTTTGCTGAGGGTAAAAATGGTCTGTTCCAGCATCCCGTGTTAACGGCAATTGGTCAGAAGTACGGCAAAAGCGTGGGCCAGGTTGT
The DNA window shown above is from Citrobacter farmeri and carries:
- a CDS encoding aldo/keto reductase, with the translated sequence MQTAKLNNGIEMPLLGFGVFQMTDAAECERAVIDAIDTGYRLIDTAASYQNETQVGNALKQSGIARNELFVTTKLWLQDTNYEGAKAQFERSLNRLQLDYVDLYLIHQPYGDVHGAWRAMEELLQAGKIRAIGVSNFHPDRLADLISFNKVAPAVNQIEVNPFNQQLHAVPWNQSHGIQPEAWAPFAEGKNGLFQHPVLTAIGQKYGKSVGQVVLRWIFQRGIISLAKSVRKERMEENINILDFELSPEDMLQIAALDTATSAFFSHRDPAMVEWLTGRKLDV
- a CDS encoding restriction endonuclease, whose translation is MKSILNWVMKNGWNIFSFIGVIGTFYFSLIYVPGYVKDITAAKVNITHESLVDDVQELLFYNKKLTIDDINSFIKAKELEQGTPYPYSADELLLQIQDRFMGNKFIPLEKRESLMDTVKSIRSTYSKPKVAEKKSINEDSLVSMFVSAIGALIAAIGTYSIFRKIKIDKEIEADITSGDVINNLVYPNLTPGSKEFESMVGEVLNELGVLSERVEAGKDDGYDFEIKTQEQNYIVEVKRYSKLLGLATAREFIYKVNQSGKGGILIVSSGFTERTKQLINEHNALSENQKVYLVVAKAKTELKDILAKILRL